One Nonomuraea angiospora DNA segment encodes these proteins:
- a CDS encoding DUF4142 domain-containing protein, with protein MRTLLLAALALAALGGCADVPTDTAGLVPRTDTQPSEQDKAWMRGIHEGNLAEVQAGQLAVGKGRSARIKSIGKMLVVDHTKLDTKVTDAATRLHIPLPMSPSADQRAMLATLQDSPADEFDQDFTAAMINAHQEALAATKFEISHGTSPTVVALARMAEPALTAHLTALRQGGGGPGTQTPTGSPTGTPTGSSIGTPTETTPGPETPHGE; from the coding sequence ATGCGCACACTGTTGCTGGCCGCCCTGGCCCTGGCCGCTCTCGGGGGCTGTGCCGACGTGCCGACGGACACCGCGGGCCTGGTGCCGCGTACCGACACCCAGCCGTCCGAGCAGGACAAGGCCTGGATGCGGGGCATCCACGAGGGCAACCTGGCCGAGGTCCAGGCGGGGCAGCTCGCGGTGGGCAAGGGCCGCTCGGCGCGGATCAAGTCGATCGGCAAGATGCTCGTCGTGGACCACACCAAGCTCGACACCAAGGTGACCGACGCGGCCACGCGGCTCCACATCCCGCTGCCCATGTCCCCGAGCGCCGACCAGCGCGCCATGCTGGCCACGCTGCAGGACTCGCCGGCCGACGAGTTCGACCAGGACTTCACGGCCGCCATGATCAACGCGCACCAGGAGGCGCTGGCGGCCACGAAGTTCGAGATCTCCCACGGGACCTCGCCGACGGTCGTGGCGCTGGCCAGGATGGCCGAGCCGGCGCTGACGGCGCACCTGACCGCGCTGCGGCAGGGCGGGGGCGGCCCGGGCACGCAGACACCGACAGGCTCGCCCACCGGGACGCCCACCGGGTCGTCCATCGGCACGCCCACGGAGACGACCCCGGGACCGGAGACGCCTCACGGCGAGTAG
- a CDS encoding sialidase family protein yields MALSVAVGLPAPPDATQAAAGYCQLPDHSQPSIPDEAYLIDTASSPDWIHPNPPPVDREPTESERLDFAGFPNVSVLDVAGPGGAPRQKVISTFTTNVDQIVTLTNSLAVSDDGGLTFGPANLTPLREAPIQLLDGRYFATEYYLQVTGPHTGTLGVLTTSSLEDGESWVRSEAAVTTPGELLPGGATHGLPVQLADGTILITMYAQYRDTGTYQAELYASRDGGRTFERRGVIAPPSDGFVYNEASVAQTMDGSLLAVLRRDGGRFSTLHQSRSTDGGRTWSPVGELRFAGQDCVVRGVAPRLLLMPDGVLVLSAGRPDNWLAASPDGLGEEWLEPRVTYHNRDGIWPVHGSSGYTGIAALGPHRLIQVFDNCKLPGVRPDGLLDETACPAHGRFENRGWYAIKRQLFTIDPPGPGLLDLAAMRRSGRLSVETTMRWTGRPRSRPGGAFDGSTGYWSSAVGQGRGRYVLHLDRQYALTRIGLSLRPGHPAGARVYVSKDGRSWGEPVVTIKDRTDYAMRYEEIDRTGRHIKIVTEPGSDCEPELGRTCSMLNEIELYSP; encoded by the coding sequence GTGGCCTTGTCGGTGGCCGTGGGACTGCCCGCGCCGCCTGACGCGACGCAGGCGGCGGCCGGTTACTGTCAGCTACCGGATCACTCCCAGCCGTCCATCCCGGACGAGGCTTACCTGATCGATACTGCTTCCTCACCAGACTGGATTCATCCCAATCCGCCGCCCGTCGACCGCGAGCCGACGGAGTCCGAACGGCTCGACTTCGCGGGCTTCCCGAACGTCTCGGTCCTCGACGTCGCGGGCCCCGGCGGGGCGCCCCGGCAGAAGGTGATCAGCACCTTCACCACGAACGTGGACCAGATCGTCACCCTCACCAACTCGCTCGCGGTCTCCGACGACGGCGGGCTCACCTTCGGTCCGGCGAACCTGACGCCGCTGCGCGAGGCCCCCATCCAGCTGCTCGACGGCCGGTACTTCGCCACCGAGTACTACCTGCAGGTCACCGGCCCGCACACCGGCACGCTGGGCGTGCTCACCACCTCGTCGCTGGAGGACGGGGAGAGCTGGGTGCGCTCGGAGGCGGCGGTGACCACGCCCGGCGAGCTGCTGCCCGGCGGGGCCACGCACGGGCTGCCGGTGCAGCTCGCCGACGGCACGATCCTGATCACGATGTACGCCCAGTACCGCGACACGGGGACGTACCAGGCCGAGCTGTACGCCAGCCGGGACGGCGGCCGGACGTTCGAGCGGCGCGGCGTGATCGCGCCGCCGTCCGACGGGTTCGTCTACAACGAGGCGAGCGTCGCGCAGACGATGGACGGCAGCCTGCTGGCGGTGCTGCGCCGCGACGGCGGCCGGTTCTCCACGCTGCACCAGAGCCGCTCCACCGACGGCGGGCGCACCTGGTCGCCGGTCGGCGAGCTGCGCTTCGCGGGCCAGGACTGCGTGGTGCGCGGCGTGGCGCCACGGCTGCTGCTGATGCCGGACGGGGTCCTCGTGCTCAGCGCCGGGCGCCCGGACAACTGGCTGGCCGCCTCCCCCGACGGGCTCGGCGAGGAGTGGCTGGAGCCGCGGGTGACGTACCACAACCGCGACGGCATCTGGCCCGTCCACGGCTCGTCCGGCTACACCGGGATCGCGGCCCTCGGCCCGCACCGGCTGATCCAGGTGTTCGACAACTGCAAGCTGCCCGGGGTGCGCCCCGACGGCCTGCTGGACGAGACCGCCTGCCCGGCGCACGGGCGCTTCGAGAACCGCGGCTGGTACGCGATCAAGCGGCAGCTGTTCACGATCGACCCTCCCGGCCCCGGCCTGCTGGACCTGGCCGCGATGCGCCGGAGCGGCCGGTTGAGCGTCGAGACCACCATGCGCTGGACCGGCCGCCCCAGGAGCCGCCCCGGCGGGGCCTTCGACGGCAGCACCGGCTACTGGTCGAGCGCCGTCGGCCAGGGCCGCGGCCGGTACGTGCTGCACCTGGACCGCCAGTACGCGCTGACCCGGATCGGCCTCAGCCTGCGCCCGGGCCATCCGGCCGGGGCCCGTGTCTACGTCTCCAAGGACGGCCGCTCGTGGGGCGAGCCCGTCGTCACGATCAAGGACCGGACGGACTACGCGATGCGGTACGAGGAGATCGACCGCACGGGCCGGCACATCAAGATCGTCACCGAGCCGGGCTCCGACTGCGAGCCTGAGCTCGGCCGGACGTGCAGCATGCTCAACGAGATCGAGCTCTACTCGCCGTGA
- a CDS encoding pyridoxamine 5'-phosphate oxidase family protein, with product MTQPDPRPPHQRKRDTLDRLENDVDAWVATADEGGVPYLVPLSFLWDGATLLISTVSTSRTARNLLASGRLRVGVGLVRDVVLVEGTAEAIPEAEIPAEVGDAFAAKTGFDPRTEPESYHYFRITPVRLQAWREANELRGRDLIRDSEWTVV from the coding sequence ATGACCCAGCCAGACCCCCGCCCGCCGCACCAGCGCAAGCGGGACACCCTCGACCGGCTCGAGAACGACGTGGACGCCTGGGTGGCCACGGCGGACGAGGGCGGGGTGCCGTACCTGGTGCCGTTGTCGTTCCTCTGGGACGGCGCGACCCTGCTGATCTCCACCGTCAGCACCAGCCGGACCGCCCGCAACCTGCTGGCCTCCGGGCGGCTGCGCGTGGGCGTGGGGCTGGTGCGCGACGTCGTCCTCGTCGAGGGCACGGCCGAGGCCATCCCCGAAGCCGAGATCCCGGCGGAGGTCGGCGACGCGTTCGCGGCGAAGACGGGCTTCGACCCGCGCACGGAGCCCGAGTCGTACCACTACTTCCGCATCACGCCGGTGCGGCTGCAGGCCTGGCGCGAGGCGAACGAGCTGCGCGGGCGCGACCTCATCCGCGACAGCGAGTGGACCGTCGTCTGA